TTTTAAGAGGTTGTTGTATAATAATATTTTTCAACAGCCTCTTTTTTTAATGTTATAATCGATTTGGAGGTGATTTTATGGTTAATGCGGAAGGTCTTACTAAGGTTTATAAAAGTAAAGAACTTGAATTTAGAGCTTTAGATGATGTTAATATATCTTTTGATTCTGGTAAAATAGTCTCGATTTTAGGACCTTCAGGTTCTGGAAAATCAACATTATTGAATTGTTTGTCTGGAATAGATAAGCCAACATCGGGCAATGTTTTTATCGATGAAAAAAATATTACTACTTTAAAAGATGATGATTTAACTGAATTTAGGGTTAAAAATATGGGATTCATTTTTCAATTTTTTAATTTGATAGATGTTTTAAATGCAGTTGAAAATGTTGAATTACCTCTATTAGTTCTTGGAAAAGATAAAAAAGAATCAAGAGAAAAATCTTTGAAACTTTTAGATAGGGTGGGGATTTTAAATAAAGCTTATAATTTTCCATCTACTTTGAGTGGTGGAGAAGCTCAAAGAGTTGCAATTGCTAGAGCTCTTATTTCAGAACCAAAAATAGTTTGGGCAGATGAACCTACTGGTTCATTAGATTCTAAAAATT
The sequence above is drawn from the Oceanotoga teriensis genome and encodes:
- a CDS encoding ABC transporter ATP-binding protein — its product is MVNAEGLTKVYKSKELEFRALDDVNISFDSGKIVSILGPSGSGKSTLLNCLSGIDKPTSGNVFIDEKNITTLKDDDLTEFRVKNMGFIFQFFNLIDVLNAVENVELPLLVLGKDKKESREKSLKLLDRVGILNKAYNFPSTLSGGEAQRVAIARALISEPKIVWADEPTGSLDSKNSFEIMSLIKELNEKNGQTFVIVTHDIRVSNFSHEIFKMDSGKIVAQELV